In Eubalaena glacialis isolate mEubGla1 chromosome 2, mEubGla1.1.hap2.+ XY, whole genome shotgun sequence, a single genomic region encodes these proteins:
- the LOC133085009 gene encoding 10 kDa heat shock protein, mitochondrial-like codes for MAGQAFRKFLPLFDRVLAERSAAKTVSKEGIMFPKQSQGKVLQASVVAVGSGSKGKGGEIQPAGVKVGDKVLLPEYGGTKVVLDDKDYFLFRDGDILGKYVD; via the coding sequence ATGGCAGGACAGGCATTTAGAAAGTTTCTTCCCCTCTTTGACCGAGTATTAGCTGAAAGAAGTGCAGCCAAAACTGTAAGCAAAGAAGGCATTATGTTTCCAAAACAATCACAAGGAAAAGTATTGCAAGCATCGGTAGTAGCTGTTGGATCGGGCTCTAAAGGAAAGGGTGGAGAGATTCAACCAGCTGGTGTGAAAGTCGGAGATAAAGTTCTTCTCCCAGAATATGGAGGCACCAAAGTAGTTCTAGACGACAAGGATTATTTCTTATTTAGAGATGGTGACATTCTTGGAAAATACGTTGACTAA